A stretch of the Naumannella halotolerans genome encodes the following:
- the hemB gene encoding porphobilinogen synthase: MSGTDSPLPDDFTVQPPVVRPRRLRANRAIRRMVAETLVDPGRLILPVFVAGGLTEPRPISSMPGVVQHTLDSVVAEARRCAEAGLAGVMLFGVPEHKDAAGSGALDPTGILPRAVRAIKQAVGEDLLVMTDVCLDEFTDHGHCGVLRTDGTVDNDATLAAYAEMAVVHAEAGADVVGPSGMMDGQVAVIRQALDATGHTDTVIMAYSAKYASAFYGPFREAVGSSLQGDRKTYQQDPANVAESFGEVELDLQQGADIVMVKPALAYLDVIAKVRERVDVPVAAYNISGEYAMVEAAAANGWLDRERTIDETLLSITRAGATIILTYWALEYARRHR; the protein is encoded by the coding sequence GTGAGCGGGACGGATTCACCGCTGCCCGACGACTTCACGGTGCAGCCGCCGGTGGTCCGTCCGCGGCGTCTGCGGGCGAACCGGGCGATCCGCCGCATGGTTGCCGAGACGCTGGTCGATCCCGGCCGGTTGATCCTGCCGGTCTTCGTCGCCGGGGGGCTGACCGAGCCGCGACCGATCAGCTCCATGCCCGGGGTGGTGCAGCACACCCTCGACTCGGTGGTCGCCGAGGCGCGGCGGTGTGCCGAGGCCGGGCTTGCCGGGGTGATGCTCTTCGGCGTACCCGAGCACAAGGACGCTGCCGGTTCCGGTGCCCTGGACCCGACGGGGATCCTTCCCCGGGCCGTGCGGGCGATCAAGCAGGCGGTCGGTGAGGACCTGCTGGTGATGACCGACGTCTGTCTGGACGAGTTCACCGATCACGGCCACTGCGGTGTCCTGCGTACCGATGGGACGGTCGACAACGACGCCACCCTGGCCGCCTACGCCGAGATGGCGGTGGTGCACGCCGAGGCGGGTGCCGATGTGGTCGGGCCGAGCGGGATGATGGACGGCCAGGTCGCGGTGATCCGGCAGGCGCTGGACGCGACCGGGCACACCGACACGGTGATCATGGCCTACTCGGCGAAGTACGCCAGCGCGTTCTACGGGCCGTTCCGAGAGGCCGTCGGCTCCTCCCTGCAGGGGGATCGCAAGACCTATCAGCAGGATCCGGCCAATGTCGCGGAGTCCTTCGGGGAGGTGGAGCTCGACCTGCAGCAGGGCGCCGACATCGTCATGGTGAAGCCCGCTCTTGCCTACCTGGACGTGATCGCGAAGGTACGCGAGCGGGTGGACGTACCGGTCGCTGCGTACAACATCTCCGGTGAGTACGCGATGGTCGAGGCGGCGGCGGCGAACGGCTGGCTGGACCGGGAGCGGACCATCGACGAGACCCTGCTCTCGATCACCCGGGCAGGCGCGACGATCATCCTCACCTACTGGGCCCTGGAGTACGCCCGACGTCACCGGTGA
- a CDS encoding DUF805 domain-containing protein: protein MSAGYAPGGEPPLNQPWYGIGFGDALKRWTKKFFVFNGRASRGEYWWVTLFVVIVSTVLGALLGAIGLGTGEAVVTGTSFSSSGPTTMISYLISLVFFVLTLGLLVRRLHDANFSGWLALLLLIPCIGSLIVLILTILPSKPEGARFDTA, encoded by the coding sequence ATGAGTGCTGGATACGCGCCCGGTGGCGAACCGCCGCTCAACCAACCCTGGTACGGCATCGGCTTCGGCGATGCCCTCAAGCGATGGACCAAGAAATTCTTCGTCTTCAACGGCCGTGCCAGCCGGGGCGAGTACTGGTGGGTGACCCTCTTCGTGGTCATCGTCTCGACCGTGCTCGGTGCCCTGCTGGGGGCCATCGGCCTGGGGACCGGCGAGGCAGTGGTCACCGGCACCTCGTTCTCCTCCAGCGGCCCCACCACGATGATCAGCTATCTGATCAGCCTCGTGTTCTTCGTGCTCACCCTGGGATTGCTGGTGCGTCGACTGCATGACGCCAACTTCAGCGGCTGGCTGGCGCTGTTGTTGCTCATCCCCTGCATCGGATCGCTGATCGTGCTGATCCTGACGATCCTGCCGTCGAAGCCCGAGGGTGCGCGCTTCGACACTGCGTGA
- a CDS encoding DUF805 domain-containing protein, translated as MSQDPQNPWTPRDNDQSATPADEAYGQQSSGQGSYGQDPYGQGSYDQGSYGQGSYGQGSYDQGSYGQGSYDQGSYDQGSYGQDAYGQSAQQQGGYGQDPYGQPGYGQPQAAYPVAATPVPGDPGTLDLPWYGIGFTAAIKRAFSKAFVFDGRASRGEYWWVILAQFLLSVIMLILGYALLLSDPAVRTSEGSPGPVGIAGIVVLIAWLVVSVIISLLLIPLTVRRLHDANFSGWFWLLNLIASLIVMILCVLPSNPMGARFDKSATNR; from the coding sequence ATGAGCCAGGACCCGCAGAACCCTTGGACCCCACGCGACAACGACCAGTCGGCGACTCCGGCCGATGAGGCGTACGGCCAGCAGTCGTCCGGCCAGGGTTCCTATGGTCAGGATCCGTACGGGCAGGGTTCGTACGACCAGGGTTCCTACGGTCAGGGTTCCTACGGGCAGGGCTCGTACGACCAGGGTTCGTACGGTCAGGGTTCCTACGACCAGGGTTCGTACGACCAGGGTTCCTACGGCCAGGACGCCTACGGGCAATCCGCCCAGCAGCAGGGCGGCTACGGCCAGGATCCCTACGGGCAGCCGGGTTACGGTCAGCCCCAGGCCGCCTACCCGGTCGCCGCCACGCCTGTCCCCGGTGACCCGGGAACCCTGGACCTGCCGTGGTACGGAATCGGTTTCACTGCGGCGATCAAGCGCGCCTTCAGCAAGGCCTTCGTCTTCGACGGCCGGGCCAGCCGCGGTGAGTACTGGTGGGTGATCCTGGCTCAGTTCCTGCTGTCGGTGATCATGCTGATCCTCGGCTACGCGCTGTTGCTCAGCGACCCAGCGGTCCGGACATCGGAGGGCTCGCCCGGGCCGGTCGGGATTGCCGGCATCGTCGTGCTGATCGCGTGGTTGGTCGTCTCGGTCATCATCTCGCTGCTGCTCATTCCCCTCACCGTGCGGCGGCTGCACGATGCCAATTTCAGCGGCTGGTTCTGGCTGCTCAACCTGATCGCCTCGCTGATCGTGATGATCCTTTGCGTGCTGCCGTCGAACCCGATGGGTGCCCGCTTCGACAAGTCGGCGACGAACCGCTGA
- the hemL gene encoding glutamate-1-semialdehyde 2,1-aminomutase: protein MTSRSAAMFDAAKRVIPGGVNSPVRAFNSVGGTPRFIAEAHGPYLVDVDGNELVDLVCSWGPMLLGHAHPQVIEAVTTAAARGTSYGAPTQAETELVETIIERAPAEQLRLVNSGTEATMSVLRLARGVTGRDKIVKFAGCYHGHADSLLASAGSGLATLGIPGTPGVTAGTTADTIVLPYNDREAVTAAFAEHGADIAALITEASPGNMGVVPPAEGFNAFLAATAHEHGALFVSDEVMTGFRVTRSGYYGIDKVEPDLVTFGKVMGGGFPCAAFGGRAEYMAQLAPLGGVYQAGTLSGNPIAAAAGTTTLKLATEEVYAGIDKRAGELSSAVTEALSAAGVPHVLQHAGNMFSVFFTDAPAVPDYATAAAQDTTAYAAFFHAMLDAGVYLPPSAFEVWFLSAAHDDAAIDKVISALPAAARAAAQSRSSQA, encoded by the coding sequence ATGACGTCGCGTTCTGCTGCCATGTTCGACGCCGCGAAACGCGTCATCCCGGGTGGAGTCAACTCCCCGGTGCGTGCATTCAACTCGGTCGGCGGTACGCCCCGGTTCATCGCCGAGGCGCACGGGCCGTACCTGGTCGATGTCGACGGCAACGAACTGGTCGACCTGGTCTGTTCCTGGGGGCCGATGCTGCTCGGCCACGCCCATCCGCAGGTGATCGAGGCGGTCACCACCGCCGCGGCCCGGGGGACCAGCTACGGCGCTCCCACCCAGGCCGAGACCGAACTGGTCGAGACCATCATCGAGCGTGCTCCGGCCGAACAACTCCGACTGGTCAACTCCGGCACCGAGGCCACCATGAGTGTGCTGCGGCTCGCCCGCGGCGTCACCGGCCGGGACAAGATCGTGAAGTTCGCCGGCTGCTACCACGGTCACGCCGACTCGCTGCTGGCCAGTGCCGGCTCCGGGCTCGCCACCCTCGGCATCCCCGGCACCCCGGGGGTCACCGCGGGCACCACCGCCGACACCATCGTGCTGCCGTACAACGACCGCGAAGCGGTCACGGCCGCCTTCGCCGAACACGGTGCCGACATCGCGGCCCTGATCACCGAGGCGAGCCCGGGCAACATGGGCGTGGTGCCACCGGCCGAGGGGTTCAACGCCTTCCTCGCCGCGACCGCCCACGAACACGGCGCACTGTTCGTCTCCGACGAGGTGATGACCGGATTCCGGGTGACCCGATCGGGCTACTACGGCATCGACAAGGTGGAGCCGGATCTGGTCACCTTCGGCAAGGTGATGGGCGGCGGGTTCCCCTGCGCCGCCTTCGGCGGCCGGGCTGAGTACATGGCCCAGTTGGCACCGCTCGGCGGCGTCTACCAGGCAGGCACCCTGAGCGGGAACCCGATCGCTGCCGCCGCCGGTACGACCACGCTGAAACTGGCGACCGAGGAGGTCTACGCCGGGATCGACAAGCGGGCCGGGGAACTGTCGAGCGCGGTCACCGAGGCCTTGTCGGCAGCAGGTGTGCCACATGTGCTGCAGCACGCCGGGAACATGTTCAGCGTCTTCTTCACCGATGCGCCGGCCGTACCCGATTACGCCACCGCAGCGGCCCAGGACACCACCGCCTATGCAGCCTTCTTCCACGCCATGCTGGACGCCGGGGTCTACCTGCCGCCGAGCGCCTTCGAGGTGTGGTTCCTGTCCGCCGCGCATGACGACGCCGCCATCGACAAGGTCATCAGCGCGCTCCCCGCAGCCGCCCGGGCAGCAGCCCAGTCCCGTTCGTCGCAAGCCTGA
- a CDS encoding histidine phosphatase family protein translates to MSPADGEPQNETAPGPVRAVVHLVRHGQVENPGGVLYGRLPNFHLSALGREMAERVAARTADWPLTHLRCSPLERAQETMAPIAANHPELDVVIDDRAIESGNELQGRVFSDKASSLRDPRIWWMLRNPLRPSWGEPYTAIVARMDELVRDAARQAGPDGQALIVSHQLPIWMARSAAEGRRLAHDPRNRETTLASITSLTVVDGRVTSVSYDEPAADLLPVKGRDKKFVAGS, encoded by the coding sequence ATGAGCCCCGCCGACGGCGAACCGCAGAACGAGACCGCCCCCGGACCCGTCCGGGCGGTCGTCCACCTGGTCCGCCATGGCCAGGTGGAGAACCCCGGCGGTGTGCTCTACGGCCGGCTGCCGAACTTCCACCTGTCCGCACTCGGCCGGGAGATGGCCGAGCGGGTTGCCGCGCGTACCGCCGACTGGCCGCTGACCCACCTGCGCTGTTCACCGCTGGAACGCGCCCAGGAGACGATGGCGCCGATCGCGGCCAATCATCCCGAACTGGACGTGGTGATCGACGACCGGGCGATCGAGTCCGGCAACGAACTGCAGGGTCGGGTCTTCTCCGACAAGGCCTCCTCCCTGCGCGACCCGCGGATCTGGTGGATGCTGCGCAATCCGCTGCGCCCGTCCTGGGGTGAGCCCTACACCGCGATCGTCGCCCGGATGGATGAGCTGGTACGCGACGCCGCCCGCCAGGCCGGACCGGACGGGCAGGCGCTGATCGTCTCCCACCAGCTGCCGATCTGGATGGCCCGCAGTGCCGCCGAGGGACGGCGGTTGGCCCACGACCCCCGCAACCGGGAGACGACCCTGGCCTCGATCACCTCCCTGACCGTCGTCGACGGCCGGGTCACCTCGGTCAGCTACGACGAGCCCGCCGCCGACCTGTTGCCCGTCAAGGGCCGGGACAAGAAGTTCGTGGCCGGGTCGTGA
- a CDS encoding TlpA family protein disulfide reductase: MRARLRGGVVATLVALLVLTGCSSGRTTDGFVSPEPGLTQVPPQERQPAPVLTGTTLTGEPISFADYPGKVLVVNVWGSWCAPCRKEAPELVRASEETADVAQFIGINTRDQAPAAAIAFERENGVSYPSIFDVDGQAIVSFADTLPPNGIPSTLIIDTEGRVAARILGPTTATTLVGLVEDTAEGK; the protein is encoded by the coding sequence GTGAGGGCTCGGCTGCGTGGTGGTGTCGTCGCGACCCTGGTGGCACTGCTGGTTCTCACCGGGTGCTCCTCGGGGCGTACCACCGACGGCTTCGTCTCCCCCGAACCGGGGCTGACCCAGGTGCCGCCGCAGGAGCGCCAGCCGGCGCCGGTGCTCACCGGGACCACCTTGACCGGGGAACCGATCAGCTTCGCCGACTACCCGGGCAAGGTGCTGGTGGTCAACGTCTGGGGATCGTGGTGCGCGCCCTGCCGCAAGGAGGCCCCCGAGCTCGTCCGGGCCTCGGAGGAGACCGCCGACGTGGCCCAGTTCATCGGCATCAACACCCGCGACCAGGCCCCGGCCGCGGCGATCGCCTTCGAACGGGAGAACGGCGTCTCCTATCCGAGCATCTTCGATGTCGACGGCCAGGCGATCGTCAGCTTCGCCGACACCCTGCCGCCGAACGGGATCCCCAGCACCTTGATCATCGACACCGAGGGTCGGGTCGCTGCCCGGATCCTCGGGCCGACCACCGCCACCACCTTGGTCGGTCTGGTCGAGGACACGGCCGAGGGCAAATGA
- a CDS encoding cytochrome c biogenesis CcdA family protein — protein sequence MDLAAWAQELVQGTLLVALPIALLAGAVSFFSPCVLPLLPGYLSYASGMSASEVVGGERQRGRLLLGSILFVAGFTFVFISFGAAFGGLGQLLLAQASLLTRILGVVLIVVGLIFTGWVGIGQSTKRFAAPSSIGLTTAPLLGALFGLGWTPCIGPTLTVVLTMAYTEASAVRGAALSGVYALGLGIPFVIAGIAFGRFNRTVQWARRHSLAIQRIGGLSMVAIGVLMLTGVWDLLLGLVRQWVGAFGMTVI from the coding sequence ATGGACTTGGCTGCATGGGCACAGGAACTCGTCCAGGGGACGCTTCTGGTGGCGTTGCCGATCGCGCTGCTCGCCGGAGCTGTCTCGTTCTTCTCGCCCTGTGTCCTGCCCCTGCTTCCGGGGTACCTGTCCTATGCCTCGGGTATGAGCGCCAGTGAGGTCGTCGGCGGTGAACGCCAGCGCGGCCGGTTGCTGCTGGGATCGATCCTGTTCGTCGCCGGGTTCACCTTCGTCTTCATCTCCTTCGGCGCCGCCTTCGGTGGCCTGGGCCAACTCCTGCTGGCCCAGGCCAGTCTGCTGACCCGGATCCTCGGGGTGGTGCTGATCGTCGTCGGGCTGATCTTCACCGGCTGGGTGGGGATCGGTCAGTCGACCAAGCGGTTCGCCGCCCCGAGCAGCATCGGCCTGACCACCGCGCCACTGCTCGGCGCACTCTTCGGTCTCGGCTGGACCCCGTGCATCGGACCCACCCTGACGGTGGTGCTGACGATGGCCTACACCGAGGCCTCGGCGGTCCGCGGGGCCGCCCTCAGTGGTGTCTACGCCCTCGGCCTCGGGATCCCGTTCGTGATCGCCGGGATCGCGTTCGGGCGGTTCAACCGGACCGTCCAGTGGGCCCGCCGGCACAGCCTGGCGATCCAGCGGATCGGCGGCCTGAGCATGGTCGCCATCGGGGTGTTGATGCTGACCGGTGTCTGGGATCTGCTGCTCGGCCTGGTCCGCCAATGGGTCGGCGCATTCGGAATGACGGTGATCTGA
- the resB gene encoding cytochrome c biogenesis protein ResB has protein sequence MAKDDLLTEGPSADEVGNDTAADRVAQERRKDSSTGFGLTDWLRWLWNQLTAMRTALALLFLGALAAIPGSFVPQRSISPFEVEQFIADNPTLGSFYDAIGMFSVYTSPWFAAIYLLLLISLVGCIVPRIGQHYKAVKAEPPRAPKRLSRLPENAETRVGSDPEEVLDTAAAFLRRKRFRVVRRDGELSAEKGYLREVGNLTFHICLVLILATIAVSVLWGFRGTSATIVGRGFSNNLAFYDDVTAGGLFRTDQLSPFTLQVDDFTVEYNLGDPQNASQPLHFETNVTVIDRPGAQPRSETITVNHPITIDGVQVHLLGYGFAPVVTVTDGEGQVAYSGPVLFLPQDGNFTSAGVIKAPDARPEQVAFQGFFLPTATVDEMGPRSVFPDAYVPELFLNAWAGEPTAETGVPENVYQLDTTGLEQLTSADGEPLRIRLAPGESYQLPDGQGTLSFDGYTRWVRLQYSSSPGAAETLVAIGLAVAGLCLSLFVRPRRIWVKAGTGEAPPGRTPKPDPVPTEASESAAMGAAGEAAGNATADAGSTQVDPADTEPAESASVAPSGPTWVEVGGLDRVGGRIGLEDELAAVLGVVQDADIDRSRGDHTPGDESRGKEPA, from the coding sequence ATGGCGAAGGACGATCTGCTGACCGAGGGACCGAGCGCCGACGAGGTCGGCAACGACACCGCCGCCGACCGGGTGGCACAGGAACGGCGCAAGGACTCCTCGACCGGATTCGGGCTGACCGACTGGCTCCGGTGGCTGTGGAACCAGCTGACGGCCATGCGTACCGCGTTGGCGCTGCTGTTCCTCGGCGCCCTGGCCGCGATCCCCGGCTCCTTCGTACCGCAGCGGTCGATCTCACCCTTCGAGGTCGAGCAGTTCATCGCCGACAACCCGACCCTGGGCAGTTTCTACGACGCGATCGGGATGTTCTCGGTCTACACCTCGCCCTGGTTCGCCGCCATCTACCTGCTGTTGTTGATCTCCCTGGTCGGCTGCATCGTTCCCCGGATCGGTCAGCACTACAAGGCCGTGAAGGCTGAACCGCCGCGGGCGCCCAAGCGGCTCTCCAGGCTGCCGGAGAACGCCGAGACTCGGGTCGGCTCCGACCCCGAGGAGGTACTCGACACCGCCGCGGCCTTCCTGCGCCGCAAGCGTTTCCGGGTGGTCCGCCGAGACGGTGAGCTGAGCGCGGAGAAGGGCTACCTGCGCGAGGTCGGCAACCTCACCTTCCACATCTGCCTGGTGCTGATCCTGGCCACCATCGCCGTCAGCGTGCTCTGGGGCTTCCGCGGGACCTCGGCGACGATCGTCGGCCGGGGCTTCTCCAACAACCTCGCCTTCTACGACGATGTCACCGCCGGCGGCCTGTTCCGTACCGACCAGTTGTCGCCGTTCACCCTGCAGGTCGACGACTTCACCGTCGAGTACAACCTGGGCGACCCGCAGAACGCCTCCCAGCCGCTGCACTTCGAGACCAATGTCACCGTGATCGACCGGCCGGGGGCTCAGCCGCGGTCGGAGACCATCACCGTCAACCACCCGATCACCATCGACGGGGTGCAGGTGCACCTGTTGGGGTACGGGTTCGCGCCGGTGGTCACCGTCACCGACGGCGAGGGTCAGGTGGCCTACTCCGGGCCGGTGCTGTTCCTGCCCCAGGACGGGAACTTCACCTCTGCCGGTGTGATCAAGGCACCCGATGCGCGACCCGAGCAGGTCGCCTTCCAGGGCTTCTTCCTGCCGACCGCGACCGTCGACGAGATGGGGCCGCGCTCGGTCTTCCCCGATGCCTACGTCCCCGAGCTCTTTCTCAATGCCTGGGCCGGTGAGCCCACGGCCGAGACCGGGGTGCCGGAGAACGTCTACCAGCTCGACACCACCGGCTTGGAGCAGCTGACCTCGGCCGACGGCGAGCCGCTGCGGATCCGGCTGGCGCCGGGGGAGAGCTATCAGCTCCCTGACGGGCAGGGGACCTTGTCCTTCGACGGTTACACCCGGTGGGTCCGGTTGCAGTACTCGAGCAGTCCCGGCGCGGCCGAGACGCTGGTGGCGATCGGGCTGGCGGTGGCCGGCCTGTGCCTGTCGCTGTTCGTCCGGCCTCGACGGATCTGGGTGAAGGCAGGCACCGGGGAGGCGCCGCCCGGCCGTACGCCGAAGCCGGACCCCGTACCCACCGAGGCCAGTGAATCGGCTGCCATGGGAGCCGCTGGCGAAGCTGCCGGCAACGCGACGGCCGATGCCGGATCCACGCAGGTCGACCCGGCGGATACCGAGCCGGCGGAATCGGCCTCGGTCGCGCCGAGTGGCCCGACCTGGGTCGAGGTGGGCGGACTGGACCGGGTCGGTGGCCGGATCGGTCTGGAGGATGAACTGGCGGCAGTCCTGGGCGTGGTGCAGGATGCCGATATCGATCGATCGCGCGGGGACCACACACCCGGTGACGAATCGCGTGGGAAGGAACCCGCATGA
- the ccsB gene encoding c-type cytochrome biogenesis protein CcsB produces the protein MSLSELSYLSTVSAAVVFLFATMMHAAEWATATVRRQSAARGRQLAAATAGAKGAEVTGVTDSAGARPSSEAVEVAEEKSSGWGRMGLGLSVVGTGLIFAGLITRGMVAERLPLANMFEFTSMAMGMIAVAYLVANLKFGMTFLGLPVTLLETIGLGAAVTWFYVDIVPLIPALQSAWFNFHISAAAICAAAFNLAAIVSILYLVRRHHDNRVAAGTAHRNYLDKLPSTQALDRIAYWCLAFAFPLWTFTITAGAIWAQYAWGRFWGWDPKETWSLVTWVIYACYLHARLTAGWRTIVPAVIAIIGAISFWFNFVGINLLVSGLHSYAM, from the coding sequence ATGAGCCTGTCCGAACTGTCCTACCTGTCCACGGTGAGTGCTGCCGTGGTGTTCCTGTTCGCCACGATGATGCACGCCGCGGAATGGGCCACGGCCACCGTGCGGCGGCAATCGGCGGCCCGGGGCAGACAACTCGCGGCGGCCACCGCCGGCGCCAAGGGTGCCGAGGTGACCGGGGTGACCGATTCCGCCGGCGCGCGCCCGAGCAGTGAGGCGGTCGAGGTCGCGGAGGAGAAGTCCAGCGGCTGGGGACGGATGGGGCTGGGCCTGAGCGTGGTCGGCACCGGATTGATCTTCGCCGGTCTGATCACCCGCGGGATGGTCGCCGAGCGGCTGCCGCTGGCGAACATGTTCGAGTTCACCTCGATGGCGATGGGCATGATCGCGGTGGCCTATCTGGTGGCCAACCTGAAGTTCGGTATGACCTTCCTCGGGCTGCCCGTCACCTTGCTGGAGACGATCGGCCTGGGTGCGGCGGTGACCTGGTTCTACGTCGACATCGTGCCGCTGATCCCGGCGCTGCAGTCGGCCTGGTTCAACTTCCACATCTCGGCCGCCGCGATCTGCGCGGCCGCGTTCAACCTCGCCGCGATCGTCTCCATCCTGTACCTGGTCCGGCGCCACCACGACAACCGCGTCGCCGCCGGCACCGCCCACCGCAACTACCTGGACAAGCTGCCCAGCACCCAGGCCCTGGACCGGATCGCCTACTGGTGCCTGGCCTTCGCCTTCCCGCTGTGGACCTTCACCATCACCGCCGGTGCCATCTGGGCCCAGTACGCCTGGGGCCGGTTCTGGGGCTGGGACCCGAAGGAGACCTGGTCCCTGGTGACCTGGGTGATCTACGCCTGCTACCTGCACGCCCGACTGACCGCCGGCTGGCGAACCATCGTCCCGGCCGTGATCGCGATCATCGGCGCGATCTCCTTCTGGTTCAACTTCGTCGGCATCAACCTGCTGGTCTCGGGGCTGCACTCCTACGCCATGTGA
- a CDS encoding SDR family NAD(P)-dependent oxidoreductase: MDYALVTGASGGLGEHFARYLARKGHNIILTARSEDRLRELAEELRHFHRVAVEVVAADLGTAEGRSAVVAAAERLGHVSVLVNNAGFGTVGDFADADTDRMVDEIELNCVSLTTLSRAFVPAMVERGGGTVINVASLAAYQPIPGMAVYAATKSYVLSLSQALWSELKPQGVRVVAVCPGPTETGFFARAGDESIMQRRRTPEQVVQSTFKALHRGVPSVIDGPANVLLGEVSKRMPMRIVLPVSRWFAGSH, translated from the coding sequence ATGGACTACGCACTCGTCACCGGAGCCAGCGGTGGACTCGGCGAGCACTTCGCCCGCTACCTGGCCCGGAAGGGCCACAATATCATCCTGACCGCCCGCAGTGAGGACCGGCTGAGGGAGTTGGCCGAGGAGTTGCGGCACTTCCACCGGGTGGCCGTGGAGGTCGTGGCGGCGGATCTGGGTACGGCCGAGGGCCGGAGCGCGGTGGTCGCGGCCGCCGAACGGCTCGGCCACGTCTCGGTGCTGGTGAACAACGCCGGTTTCGGCACGGTGGGCGATTTCGCGGACGCCGACACCGACCGGATGGTCGACGAGATCGAGTTGAACTGTGTCAGCCTGACCACCCTCTCCCGGGCCTTCGTACCGGCGATGGTCGAGCGCGGCGGCGGCACCGTGATCAATGTCGCCAGCCTGGCGGCGTACCAGCCGATCCCGGGAATGGCCGTCTATGCCGCCACCAAGTCCTATGTGCTGAGCCTGAGCCAGGCGTTGTGGTCGGAGCTGAAGCCGCAGGGGGTACGGGTGGTCGCGGTCTGTCCCGGCCCGACCGAGACCGGGTTCTTCGCCCGCGCCGGCGACGAGTCGATCATGCAGCGCCGGCGTACCCCCGAGCAGGTCGTGCAGAGCACCTTCAAGGCGCTGCACCGCGGCGTACCGAGTGTGATCGACGGCCCGGCGAATGTGCTGCTCGGCGAGGTCTCGAAGCGGATGCCGATGCGGATCGTGCTGCCGGTCAGCCGCTGGTTCGCCGGCAGCCACTGA
- a CDS encoding sulfite exporter TauE/SafE family protein, with product MPWEHFVLIAIAGLWAGTINTVVGSGTLVTFPVLVTLGYPPVTATTSNAIGLISGSFTGAWGYRHELTGMKAKLIRYGIASLLGAITGAVLLLVLPHTWFEQIVPFLIGFSVLLVVIQPWLTKRMKERRTATESAGPLLYGLIFAVGIYGGYFTAAQGIMLVAVLGLFLSDPLQRLNGIKNVLAAIVNLVAGVLYAFLAPVNWWIVLTIALSSIVGGLLGAKFGRKLPPMALRGLIVVIGVAAIVYMVFFQ from the coding sequence ATGCCGTGGGAGCACTTCGTACTGATCGCCATCGCCGGTCTCTGGGCCGGGACGATCAACACCGTCGTCGGGTCGGGCACCTTGGTGACCTTCCCGGTGCTGGTGACCCTGGGCTACCCGCCGGTCACCGCCACCACCTCGAACGCGATCGGCCTGATCAGTGGCTCGTTCACCGGCGCCTGGGGCTACCGGCACGAGCTGACCGGGATGAAGGCGAAACTGATCCGGTACGGCATCGCCTCCCTGCTCGGTGCCATCACCGGCGCGGTGCTGCTGCTGGTCCTGCCGCACACCTGGTTCGAGCAGATCGTGCCGTTCCTGATCGGCTTCTCGGTGCTGCTGGTGGTGATCCAGCCGTGGTTGACCAAACGGATGAAGGAACGCCGGACCGCCACCGAATCGGCCGGCCCGCTGCTCTACGGGCTGATCTTCGCCGTCGGCATCTACGGCGGCTACTTCACCGCCGCCCAGGGGATCATGTTGGTCGCGGTGCTCGGGTTGTTCCTCTCCGATCCGTTGCAGCGGCTGAACGGGATCAAGAACGTGCTGGCCGCGATCGTGAACCTGGTGGCCGGTGTGCTCTATGCCTTCCTGGCGCCGGTGAACTGGTGGATCGTGCTGACCATCGCACTCAGCTCGATCGTCGGTGGACTGCTCGGGGCGAAGTTCGGTCGGAAGCTGCCGCCGATGGCCCTGCGGGGCCTGATCGTGGTGATCGGCGTCGCCGCCATCGTCTACATGGTGTTCTTCCAGTGA